One Candidatus Blochmannia vicinus DNA window includes the following coding sequences:
- the purH gene encoding bifunctional phosphoribosylaminoimidazolecarboxamide formyltransferase/IMP cyclohydrolase: MTQSSLFVRRVLISVFDKSNILKFAQSLIERGIQLLSTGGTAQVLADAGLPVFKISDYINLPEIMDGRIKTLHYKIYAGILGRRGLDDTVMRQYNIQSIDMVVINFYSFNSLLKKNKICSEEEMLEYIDISGPSMVRAAAKNYRNVATVVDSDNYEKILDEINHRNGLISLKTRFHLAAKAFKYVAEYDNAIADYFNCQLENNRCVTTIDEDNYDVLSHPFPKKLTFMNLKFIKKQDMCYGENPHQRAAFYIDTCEKQIGSIATAHQLQGKPLSYNNILDMDTALECVKMFDEPTCVIVKHTNPCGVATSNTISSAYVKAHQSDPISAFGGIIAFNRSLDKNTAQTIVKRQFVEAIVAPSIDRDCLSILSSKKNMRVLECGVWTLRKSDIDFRRINGGLLVQDHDVMTELQSLETVTIRQPTNEEIKDALFCWKIVKFVKSNAIVCGKNCQITGIGGGQMNRVHAVKIAVSFKEQGMLNVQGSVMASDAFFPFPDVIRIASEVGINCIIQPGGSIRDREIIKTADRYGISMIFTRIRHFRH, from the coding sequence ATGACGCAATCATCATTGTTCGTTCGTCGTGTGTTAATTAGTGTGTTTGATAAATCTAATATTTTAAAATTTGCTCAATCATTAATTGAACGGGGCATTCAATTATTGTCGACTGGAGGTACGGCTCAAGTATTAGCTGATGCTGGGTTACCAGTATTTAAAATTTCTGATTATATTAATTTACCTGAAATAATGGATGGACGCATTAAAACGTTACATTATAAGATATACGCTGGAATTCTTGGAAGACGAGGATTAGACGATACTGTTATGCGTCAATATAATATTCAATCAATTGATATGGTAGTGATTAATTTCTATTCGTTTAATTCTTTGTTAAAGAAAAATAAAATATGTTCTGAAGAAGAAATGTTAGAATATATTGATATTAGTGGGCCAAGTATGGTAAGAGCGGCAGCAAAAAATTATAGAAATGTAGCTACTGTGGTCGATAGTGATAATTATGAAAAAATTTTAGATGAAATTAATCACCGCAATGGACTGATCAGCTTAAAGACCCGGTTTCATTTAGCTGCAAAAGCATTTAAATATGTTGCTGAATATGATAATGCAATTGCCGATTATTTTAACTGTCAGCTGGAAAATAATCGTTGTGTTACTACGATTGATGAGGACAATTATGATGTATTATCTCATCCTTTTCCTAAAAAATTAACTTTTATGAATCTTAAATTCATTAAAAAACAAGATATGTGTTATGGAGAAAATCCGCACCAACGAGCAGCATTTTATATAGATACATGCGAGAAACAAATAGGATCTATTGCTACTGCTCATCAATTACAAGGAAAGCCATTATCTTATAATAATATTTTAGATATGGATACGGCTTTGGAATGTGTAAAAATGTTTGATGAACCAACTTGTGTAATTGTTAAACATACTAATCCATGTGGGGTTGCTACTTCTAATACAATTAGCTCAGCATATGTTAAAGCTCATCAATCAGATCCTATTTCTGCGTTTGGAGGAATTATTGCCTTTAATAGATCTTTAGATAAAAATACGGCTCAAACTATCGTTAAGCGACAATTTGTAGAAGCAATTGTGGCTCCAAGTATTGATCGAGATTGTCTTAGTATTTTATCTAGTAAAAAAAATATGCGAGTGTTGGAATGTGGTGTGTGGACTTTGAGAAAATCAGATATAGATTTTAGACGTATTAATGGAGGATTATTGGTACAGGATCATGATGTCATGACAGAGTTACAATCTTTAGAAACAGTTACCATTCGTCAGCCAACAAATGAGGAAATAAAAGATGCATTGTTTTGTTGGAAGATAGTTAAGTTTGTTAAATCTAATGCAATTGTTTGCGGTAAAAATTGTCAAATAACTGGAATTGGTGGTGGCCAAATGAATCGGGTACATGCGGTAAAAATAGCTGTTTCTTTCAAAGAACAGGGCATGTTGAATGTTCAAGGATCAGTGATGGCTTCTGATGCTTTTTTCCCTTTTCCTGATGTTATACGTATTGCGTCTGAAGTAGGTATTAATTGCATCATACAACCAGGAGGATCTATTCGAGATCGGGAAATTATTAAAACTGCCGATAGATATGGTATCTCGATGATTTTTACACGTATTCGTCATTTTAGGCATTGA